The following is a genomic window from Plectropomus leopardus isolate mb chromosome 3, YSFRI_Pleo_2.0, whole genome shotgun sequence.
tTTCTTTTCCTGCTACAGGTTTCAGCTGCAGGTAGCACTCTACATTGCTGCCTCTTTAGGCCACCTGGATCTGGCAGGCTGGCTGCTGGAGAGGGGGACGCATGCTGAGGAACCAGTGGGAGTCCATCCATACCGCCAGTGGTGCTACCAAACTGCCCACCGAGACACTGGAAAGAGTCCCATCCACATAGCTGCAGAGAGCAGCCAGCTCCTCATCCTCAAACTCTTCATCACCAAGAACCCTTTGACTTTGGCTTGTTGGGACCCTGCAGGTCATGACCCTTTGAAAGTTGCCATTCAGTGTGGTCACAGGGATTGTGTGCGCTATTTAGCCAACAAGCTGTGCTCAGTAGTATCCCTGCCAAACATGTCCCTGCCCATGCGTATCTACCTCCAGATAAAACGCTGGGTGAGTTTGGGGCAGAAGAGGGCAGCCTCCAATCGATGCCTGTACACCAGCACTGCATTCAAAGCCAGGGTGGGAGACATCCTGCTAGTAGATGGTTTCAACCAGACGAATATGTCTTCCAAATCCAGGAAGGCTGTGATCAAACAAGGCAGGAGAATCAAGGCCAAAGCTTTGCAGCTCTTACCTCCCACCAACAACTTTCTTCCAGAGTCAAACCTCCCCAGCCTGCAGACAGTGAAACCTGGTGACTTTAAAGAGACGCAGAAAAGACGgaaacaagctgtaaaaaatAGAGAAGATGACCTAATGAATGAAATCATAAAGGATGACAGCAGCTCATGTAGGAACGTGTTTATACTCCCACCAATCAGAGAGAGCATACCAAGGCTGATGTTTATTGGTGCATCTCCGAAATCTTCCCATAATCTTACTGCATCTCTGGAATCCTTTCACCACAGTGGCCGAACACCAAGAGAAAATGCCATATACTGCTTGACTATAGCCAGGTCTCTATCCTTCgtattatactgtatgttaatgtgcaataa
Proteins encoded in this region:
- the LOC121962300 gene encoding protein ANKUB1-like; translated protein: MRVFMCFEDSCEQFDVLPHQTVGAMKQMMKDKFLVQLSDDKQQQYLELSFGGAVLQDSWALCDVGITSGSAIRCLIKSERRSVMRVFNAVTGETLPIMGNETLLHMSVARLKTLVSIQSGLPVSVFRLSTPAGVQLYDCNQLHDYTTEVGITLRLDTWDGWVEFLQGCLLGHRLTVQSHLSEKKPVMRFQLQVALYIAASLGHLDLAGWLLERGTHAEEPVGVHPYRQWCYQTAHRDTGKSPIHIAAESSQLLILKLFITKNPLTLACWDPAGHDPLKVAIQCGHRDCVRYLANKLCSVVSLPNMSLPMRIYLQIKRWVSLGQKRAASNRCLYTSTAFKARVGDILLVDGFNQTNMSSKSRKAVIKQGRRIKAKALQLLPPTNNFLPESNLPSLQTVKPGDFKETQKRRKQAVKNREDDLMNEIIKDDSSSCRNVFILPPIRESIPRLMFIGASPKSSHNLTASLESFHHSGRTPRENAIYCLTIASTFTEKPWLKQLSIARTLIRKHVLTMA